The following proteins are co-located in the Neomonachus schauinslandi chromosome 8, ASM220157v2, whole genome shotgun sequence genome:
- the LOC110583090 gene encoding 60S ribosomal protein L12-like produces the protein MPPKFDPNEIKAVYLRCTGGEVGAMSALAPKIGPLGLSPKKVGDDIAKATGDWKGLRITVKLTIQNRQAQIEVIPSASALIIKALKEPPRDRKKQKNIKHSGNITFDEIVNIARQMQHRSLAKELSGTIKEILGTVQSVGCNVDGRHPHDIIDDINSGAVECPAS, from the coding sequence ATGCCGCCTAAGTTCGACCCCAACGAGATCAAAGCCGTGTACCTGAGGTGCACCGGTGGCGAAGTTGGTGCCATGTCTGCCCTGGCCCCGAAGATCGGCCCGCTGGGTCTGTCTCCAAAAAAGGTTGGTGATGACATCGCCAAGGCAACTGGTGATTGGAAGGGTCTAAGGATTACAGTGAAACTGACCATTCAGAACAGACAGGCCCAGATTGAAGTgataccttctgcctctgccctgattatcaaagccctcaaggaaccaccaagagacagaaagaagcagaaaaacattaagcaCAGTGGAAATATCACTTTTGATGAGATTGTCAATATTGCCCGACAGATGCAACACCGATCTTTAGCCAAAGAACTCTCTGGAACCATTAAGGAAATCCTGGGGACTGTCCAGTCTGTGGGCTGCAATGTTGATGGCCGccaccctcatgacatcataGATGACATCAACAGTGGTGCGGTGGAATGCCCAGCTAGctaa